taaccagtcagggtgcttacattcacggatgaatTCGATGGCTAAGTGCCTTTtgagttctaccctaatggcctccttacGATCTTGGGTGAAACTGTGAAGATTTTGCTTGACCGGTCTTCctgtcttgctcaagtccaaggagtgctcatcCAGCTCCCGCAGGATACcgggcatatcagatggcttacACGCAAATATGTCCAAGCTTTCccggaggaaactggtgagtGCGAGTTCCTATTTGGTGGAGAGGTTGGACCCTATGAGGGCCATCTTGGTCGGGTCTTCCAAGCTGAGGCAGATCTTCTTGGCCTTGGGGTCGGGCTACAACGCTGTGGGCGTCGGCTCCATCTTTGGGATCGTGAGCTagtccttgtccaccttctgGGCCTCGGCGAGCATGGCGTTGGCCTTGGTCGAGTAGTCCAGGGCTTCAGCAAGCTGTACTGCCTCCATGTCACACTTGTAGGATGTCTCGATGTCGCCATAGATAGAAAGGACACTATTTGGAGCTAGCACcttgaggacgaggtaggtgtgGTGTGGGATCGCCATAAACCTTGCTAGCATGGGCTTGCTAAAGATGGCATGGTATgaagtcttgaagttggccacctcaaaggtgaggtGCTCCGTACGGTAGTTGTTGGGCATGCCAAAGGTGACTGGCAAGATGACTCGAccaataggataggatcctttgccgggcACGATGTCGTAGAAGGGGTCTTCGCAGGGTTGAAGCTGTtcgaagttgaagtccatgcactTTAGGGTTtctgtgaagatgatgttgagcccATTGCCTTTGGGGAGGAGAGCTCAGTCTATGGTTGGGCAAACCACCAATGGGTAGGACCTGAGATCTGGAATGTGTACCCAATGATcttccctggagaaggttatgggctgCTTTGACCAGTGCAGATACTGGACTAGCTGTATGGAGATGAAATGCACCTCTCGCTGGTGAAGCTTGTGCTTGCATGTGCTGCAGAATGCCTTGGGGCCGCCCACGATGATGTTGACCTGACGGTCCGGTTGTTGGAACTCCCCGTTCTGGTCGGCGCCTGGGGTAGGCTGGTCGTGGCGCTCCTCCTTGTGCTGATCATTCCGGTCATCGCGTCGGTGGTTGTCGCAATCATCGCGATCGTCATGGCGGTGGAAGCCGGGGTAGCAGTTGTCATGGCGATGGTTGCCGTGATGATAACGGTCATTGCGGTGGTGGTAGTCACGACAATTGTCGTCCTGATGTTAGTCGTTGCAGCGGGGTCACTTGTACTCTAGCAGggcgccgagctctttcttgagcaCTGTGTAGTCCCGAAGATTATGATGTGcatccttatggaaggggcacggAATGTTGGGGGGTGTCGTCAAACTCTTCCCGGAGGAAGGTGGTCGGCCTGGTAGGGTCAGCTTCAGCAGTGAGGACCTCGGGGGCCCTTTTTCGAAGTCGGGAAGACTCCGATCATGCTTGGTGCTCTTCATGGGTCGGTTGTTCGTAGTTGTCGTTCTGGTGATGCTTGTCGTCCTGGAATTGTACTGTCGCCGCCTCCTCTATGTCTGCCTAGGTGTTGACAACCTGCATAATCTGCCTGACCGTcttgggggcagcctcatacaaCTTGCAGAACATGGTGCAGTTCATCAGGCTGGAGCAAAATTACTAGATGATGTTGCGGTCCTCGACACCGGCCAGCCTATTGCGGTTCTCGAAAAAATGGTTGGCGTACTCTTGGAGAGTTTCGTTCTTCCGCTGGCGGACTTGCCCAAGATTCTCCATGTTACCAAGTCAGCTGTACGTAGCCTGATAGTTCTGGGTGAAAGCcctagcgagctgaccccagCTGTCGATGTTGTTCGGTGGGAGGTTCTCTAGCCACAGGAGAGGTgcgggacccatcaccaccgggaagtaggcggccatcAGGTCGTAGGTGCTGTTGGCAGCTTTCACCGCGGTACTGTACATTTTAAGCCATATGGTGGGGTCGAAGCAGCCATCGTACTTGTCGTTGATGGCTGGCTTGAACAATGGCTCTGAGGTGGGGAGTGAAGGCAGCGAAACCGTCGATTGCCGTGTCGTCGTCATCTTCAAGGTTGTACACGACGGGTGGTGCCCTTGGGCATCCACTGTTGTTGCGCCTGGGCAGGACGTAGgcgtcttcaggggtgctgtACATGCGGTCTTAGTCGACGCGGTGACGCATCTTGTCTTCTTCTTGTTGGCAGTCCTCCCGTTCCGCATCGCGGCAGATCTAGGAGCGCCGTCACGGTCGTACTCGGTGCGGTGGTGGAGCTCAACCTCTTCGCACTCTTGGTGGCGGTTGTTGAGGTCGGCGTGGAGGTCGTGGCGGTCACGTAACTCTTCACAGAGTTCACGTTGCTGACCTTGTCTGCCAcggtcctcgccgtcgcctctCCTACCGTGGCGGCGGTTGTCGTGGTTGTCGAGTTGATGGTCGTCATTGGCGGGTTGCTCTACCTCTTCTCCACGGATGGGCTCCAGCCGACCTTCCGCACGGTTGTCGTTGTCACCCCGATTGTTGCCGGATTTGCTATGCTTGGATCAGCTTCTAGAGTGCTAGGTAGCTGTGGACCGGGAGTATGCTAACCGGCTGTGGGCCCACTCTTCAATCTGGGTGTTTGTGACGCGGATACATGCTTGGATCTATTGGAGTGGCTCTGAGTCTGGAAGGTTTTTCAGGTCGGCGAAGGCAGCCCCCAGGTTAgcctggggtgtggtgaagacgttgtggccagcctcctcgaggtcggctTGTAGAATGTGGGCGCGTGCAGGGCGCCTGTCGGGCACCGTCCTGGTTGGCGTTGTCGCCATCGTTGGCGTGCGGTGGTCGGCGCTGGTCGCCTGCTGCCTCCATGTTAGCAGCAGGTTGTTTCTGGTCTTTCTCTTGTTGGTGCCGTACTGCACGCTCCTGGTTTTTGGCGTTGTGGCCtgcttcctgagaagaggttttGCTATCT
This genomic window from Setaria viridis chromosome 8, Setaria_viridis_v4.0, whole genome shotgun sequence contains:
- the LOC117834352 gene encoding uncharacterized protein is translated as MDFNFEQLQPCEDPFYDIVPGKGSYPIGRVILPVTFGMPNNYRTEHLTFEVANFKTSYHAIFSKPMLARFMAIPHHTYLVLKVLAPNSVLSIYGDIETSYKCDMEAVQLAEALDYSTKANAMLAEAQKVDKD